The bacterium genome includes a region encoding these proteins:
- a CDS encoding biliverdin-producing heme oxygenase produces MKKDLALAEMLKNETDVLHRQAETEEFQTLLMRGQLERRQLAAFFEQLYCLHDFLETCWRKAEKHFPALSGLLAPEQFHTNRIAHDVEFWGGSLDAEPGPSVDHLIRCIDCAATQDPGFLAGVVYVLEGSRNGGRYQALAIRRNHDLKETEGTEYFDPYGDDQRKTWKAFRDRLNALPLSEADQLEALAGAQRTFQAVTGAGAEALQRDSDALAQ; encoded by the coding sequence ATGAAGAAGGATCTCGCGCTGGCAGAGATGTTGAAGAATGAGACGGATGTCCTGCATCGGCAGGCCGAGACGGAGGAGTTTCAGACGCTCCTGATGCGCGGCCAGCTCGAGCGCCGTCAACTTGCCGCGTTCTTCGAGCAGTTGTATTGCCTTCACGATTTCCTCGAAACCTGCTGGCGCAAGGCCGAGAAACACTTCCCGGCACTGTCTGGACTGTTGGCTCCGGAGCAGTTTCACACCAACCGTATTGCGCATGATGTCGAGTTCTGGGGCGGGAGCCTGGATGCCGAACCGGGTCCGAGTGTCGACCACCTGATTCGCTGCATCGATTGCGCGGCGACCCAGGATCCGGGATTCCTGGCGGGCGTGGTCTACGTTCTGGAGGGCAGCCGAAACGGGGGGCGCTACCAGGCACTGGCGATTCGCCGGAATCACGATCTGAAAGAAACTGAGGGCACGGAGTACTTCGATCCGTATGGCGATGATCAGCGCAAGACCTGGAAGGCATTCCGCGATCGCTTGAATGCGTTACCGCTGTCTGAGGCGGATCAGTTGGAAGCGTTGGCCGGCGCCCAGCGAACCTTCCAGGCCGTAACCGGTGCGGGCGCCGAAGCATTGCAGCGCGACTCCGACGCCCTGGCGCAATAG
- a CDS encoding superoxide dismutase, with protein MSGTNRREFLKSGGAALAGAALAGIGNAQDDPHNSPHHGPMSHPAMMRQLFPGAYDEESGKWVLPPLAYPYESLEPYIDAMTMRLHHDKHHQGYVNGLNNAEEKLKEMRASGDYSMIEYWTNQASFHGAGHFLHTVFWDSMGPNAGGEPTGFMKEQLDANFGGFKPFKDQFSAAAKKVQGSGWGILGYQLAGGGLTVLQARNHQLLSQWGVVPVLCIDVWEHAYYLNYQNRRGDYVEAFWNIVNWENVGKRLGSLVGQMPGMPKPEHHMPGGM; from the coding sequence ATGAGTGGAACCAACCGTAGAGAATTCTTGAAGTCCGGTGGAGCTGCGCTGGCCGGCGCCGCCTTGGCGGGCATTGGAAATGCCCAGGATGATCCCCATAACTCCCCTCACCATGGGCCAATGAGCCATCCGGCCATGATGCGCCAGTTGTTCCCCGGCGCCTACGACGAGGAATCCGGCAAGTGGGTTCTGCCGCCGCTGGCGTACCCGTATGAATCCCTCGAGCCCTACATCGATGCGATGACGATGCGCCTTCATCACGACAAGCACCACCAGGGCTACGTGAACGGCCTCAACAACGCGGAAGAGAAGCTGAAGGAAATGCGCGCGTCGGGCGACTACTCGATGATCGAATACTGGACAAACCAGGCGTCGTTCCACGGCGCCGGGCACTTCCTGCACACGGTTTTCTGGGATAGCATGGGGCCGAATGCGGGCGGCGAGCCGACGGGCTTCATGAAGGAGCAGTTGGATGCCAATTTCGGAGGCTTCAAGCCGTTCAAGGACCAGTTCAGCGCCGCGGCCAAGAAGGTTCAGGGCTCCGGATGGGGCATTCTGGGCTACCAGTTGGCCGGCGGAGGCCTGACGGTCCTGCAGGCACGCAATCATCAGTTGCTCTCGCAGTGGGGAGTAGTGCCGGTGCTGTGCATCGACGTCTGGGAGCACGCCTACTACCTGAATTACCAGAATCGGCGCGGCGATTACGTCGAAGCATTCTGGAACATCGTGAACTGGGAAAACGTCGGGAAACGCCTCGGCTCCCTGGTTGGACAAATGCCGGGAATGCCGAAACCTGAGCACCACATGCCGGGTGGGATGTGA